ATTCTTGTGAGGAGATTAGCTAAGGCCCCTTGCTTCGTGAATAGCTACGGCCTTTTGCATCGCATACCGTCTCAAACTGGAGATCGCACCGTTCCTCCCGAACTCGCAGAAGAAGATCCCGAAGAATATGAAGAACAACAGCTATTCGTTCCGGCCGACCTTCATGGTAACGATCCTATAAACGGGGACTACAACCCAAACCAGCTAGCCGAATGGCGTCGGCAGCAAGAGCAGGAGGAACAGTGGCATCGGGAGTCTCAAGAAGCGCAATCTATATATGAAGCAAATGCGCATTCATCATTCtcgtcgatcatggagaatgaagaagacgaagacgaaacCGAAGGAACAACGCCAGTAGATGAGAAGACATACAGTGGGCACTTAGAGTCTCACAATCATGAAATAACTCAGAGGCCATCTTTTCAAACACCACCTCCTAGACTATCGTCGATAAAAGGGGTTTCGCAAACTTTTCTGGGTACTTGATACTGGGTATACATCATAGTTCGTTCCACTAATTCGACGTTGTTTTTGTTTGTTCTTCCCCCCTGTTAAGGTTCTGGTTTACGTTCGCCATCTCTATCGAGTTTGAATGCATCTCTTAGACCATCGCCTGTTTTCTCCAGGATAGGCTCTTTTTCGACTACTCCTACGAGGAGAACAAGCACGCCACGACCTACAGATGTAATAGACAACGAGAGCGCGTCGGATGCTGATGTTGATGAGAGTGAAGACGGGAGTGCTAGTGTGGGCGCAAAATCGTTGGGGAGTCTTACTAGCGTTGAATAGATTTTTAGTAAAGGCACAAACTCGGATAAATCCGCAATGCAGTGCCAGTAGGCGCCAAATTTCTCCTCATCCACTTCCATCGCCCAAAAATCCTCCTGCGTCGAAACGCGTTATATTGCGTGCTGGATCGTTCTGAACGTGTGGGGCTCGTttatctcgagcgaatcgaATCGAAATCGAAATTGAATTCGCCAATCTTCAACTTCGCTCACTACCAAAATTCTCCTCACGCCCATGACCGAGAGATTTGACGTGGGATACTGCAGtatgttttcttttttttgcagGCCTGAGTAACATTGCTTCGATGTAGGACATTCCCGAAAATCTAGGCTTGACCACCAAGACCGTTCTAAACATGCTCTGCGTGAAGCCCTCGCGACATGAAGAACAGAATTCTGGGGTCGAAGTTACGAGGATGGATCACAGTATGTCATTCACCGATAGTTCGGGGAATCTTCTGACTTCCATTGTCTTCGCCGCCACCGGTGAAAATCGCTGCTTTCATCGAATCCGTTAGATCTCAGACCTCAAGGCCCCATATTCCTGATAATAATAATCATCGCCCTCTTGCAGTCAACAACATAAAAAGACGCCGCGCCAAACTAGCCACGGGACTCGAGCGGCCCGCAACAGTACATCAACAAGCCTAAATTGCCATTGGACGACCCCACTTCGTACCCCAGTAATCCCCACATTCTCTCCGCATACATAGGCGTGCCTGAGTTCGGTGAGGTCGGTCAaaataaaaagaaaagaCAACCAGGAAAAGCCTCTTCGAAGTATATCTTACCGTTCGTTGGTTATGCGGCCGCGCCGGATGACGGTGAACCGGTATGTTTAGATACCCTTGCGGCAATTGATACCTACACGATGGTGTATTCATGCTCCGTCGTTCTAGGTTTTCCTTTCAACGTGTATGTTTGTGCATCGTGATCAAGCGCCGTTGGAATATATTCAAAAGCTCATATCGTGCGGAATCAATCCAGGACTGCGGGAGTCGAGTCCTCCATCGTATCCTCTTTCCCGTCCCGCGGAACCTGTCGTGGTCAAAATCGGCCTCtcgggaagagaaggagaaagagggaaaATGATAGGAACAAACGAACAAACTATAATTCTGAATGCGATGACTCGTCGATCATCCGCCTGAAGATTCGGGATGGGGACTTAGCAAAGTTTGTTAAGTCCTTTTGTGGGTTAGCAAGAAGTGATGTTATGTCTAGGGTTATCTTCGTTTGTGGATTGGTCGGGTTGATTCCACCTGCCCTCGCCACTGCCACCGCATTGTTCTGTTCCTCGAGCTCGTTACCTCCGAGTTCCGAAGTCGACGTCATTCCTTGAGGCTCGCGGCAGTCAATTCGCGCAATTTGGCAATATAATCCGCGAGCCTGCAAGTTTTACACGGTCATTGGTACCACAGTAGGGCTGTCCCCCAGTGGTACTGTCCCCTAGTGGTAGCCGCTAGTACTCCCGGTTTCTAACCGAAGACCAACTTGCTGGCAAAAAAACAACGACCGCCGATTCAAGATTCACTAATCCCCTCGTGAGCTTGCCATAGATCTATTCGTTTGAACATCTTTCATGAAACGATCAGATAAACCAAGAACATCTATGTTAACCGTCGGACTTGCCTTTTTCTGGCTCTTCCCCTGCGTAACTTGGACATGAGAGTGTGATGGATTGTCACCCATTATGCTGGCGTGGTTTTTCCTTCCCTCTCTACTCGAAAGTTCCAAGGAAGGCCCGATGAACTACCGCTCCGAGGGCGTGTACTGTGTTGCTTACTACCATGATACTATAAGCGTAGAGGTGGGTTGTGATTGATTTCAGTTGATTGAAATCATGATATTGATATTGCTACGGTTACAGTTCTGTTAAAGGTAAGGGTAGGCTGTCATCTTAGGCTACTGAAAGGATGTTTTAGAAGCAGAAAAAGGTGGAGTCGAGTGATTGGAAGTGGTTCGATCTATTCCAGCAATAGTTCAGAGTCGAGAGAAGAGTGGTCTAGACCCTTACCAGTACACTACCGTGACCCGACCGTGTGAGGCTTCGGCTTGTCCTCTGCATCGATATCAGTCCTCGGACCAAAAACCCGATGATCGTGGCCGTAGAGAACGTCCATGCCGTAACTGTACCATTCAATTGGATACTCCGAAGTTTTGAAACCATACGCAACTGTCAACGATATTGAGCCAGCCTTGTTTCCCCAGAATTTGTTTTTATTGACGTCCCTCGTCATCCCCATTTTGGATATCTCCTTAACTGCTCGCTAAATGTGCTTGTTTCCCCAGAGTGTGACCTTATCGCGCTAGGTGAAGACTGAAGGTTAAGTAGAGGTTAAAATTCTCGGAACTCGCGGAGGGTGATCGGGCCAGTAATCAATAATGTCTATGGAGGCCTACAATGTTCGTTGAACTCACTTTGGGTAGGAGGATGTTGGCGGGGGAGATGGCGGACTCGTGCAGAGAGATTTTTTCTGTGAAACGACCCTGCTGCAGCTGGCCTCAAGCGTCGGACTCTGTTATCTAGAAAGGAAGCCGTTCATCCCATACTTCAACCTGGATTTGATAATCAAGTATACCGCCCTAAAAACAGCGTCCACCCTTGAGGCCTAACCTAacaaagagagagagagatcgCGTTACTGAGTCCCAACTTGTCCAAAGTCCGATTATGTCCGTCAATCTTTCAGCTTCAATTCAGGACCGAAAACCCCAGAGCGGGGCGGGTGGCTGGCTGGCTGGCTGGCGGATGACCAGGAAATCTACCGAGGTTTTAGCTTGTGCGTGGACAGCTCCCAAAAGAAATCAGAGAAAACGAGGAGAAATGAATTGGAGTACATAAGACAACGAGTAAGAAGAGCTTGAGTACTAAAGAAGAGGAGACAGAAAGGAGAAGTAAGTGTTCCGGTAGGACACATTGATTGCCCAGCTCACTTTGACATCGATATGAGAAATGAGCAATTATACCGTCCTGCCCTGAACTGAAAAGAAAAGATTTGATTATCTCGTCTCCGCCGATGAAACTGGAACACTACTCAACATGCCTGAGCCACTAGCATCCACAACCCATGAAAGTTTCTCAAGAACCCCAACACTGGAGACCTGGTGGCGCATGTGTCACACTCGCTTCTGGAGAGAGCCGACGGGGCTTCCAGAAGCTCCCCTCCCTTCAAGCCTTCTCAGACCCAGTAACATGAAATTTCCTCAGCGGCTCCGAACCAAAGTGTGTACAGCTGTGGTTTTGATCATGACCGCAACGCCACGTTTCAAATGTCCTCCTCCGACTATACAGGACCACCTGACCAGATGAGACCGTGTGTTGCACGAGTTGCATACTGTCAACTTTTTGTTTAGACCGCTGGCACGGACCGCGAACTTTGGTCGACAGCGCACGGTAAAAAAAGGCAACAAAAAGGGACACGAACCCCGACTTGAAGGGACCTAGCTCGCGGGTCAGAAATCATGCATCGTAGGCCAAAAATAATTAAAGTTACGTACATAGTCCATGTGTTACGAAGTTACGACTTCAGGTCACGACCCAGTGGCAGCCAACTGAAAATATCGGTGATGCAACCGGTTGTTCAAGGCTGAGTAACTCAAGGTGGGTGTACTACAGGTTTCGATGTTTTCTGATCGAAGTGATACAAAGTGAGGGGGCTTGGGAAGACGGCGACAAGCTAAAGATTTCACCGTCCAACGTAAGCGGTAGATATAACCCCTACCTTCAATCGGCTAGTCCGAAGATGGTAGTCGCCTGTGAATCTTTGGGTGATTGAATCAAATATTAGCACTACTGGCTGTCCAGAGTGGCGAACAGAACGTATGGACGACAACAGGTGCATTCATGGTCATTGTTGGGGTGATAGTTCGCAATTTCAACTTGAAATCCGAGCACTAGTCGAAGTTGAATGTGCATCTCCAGTACACGATATGGATGGAGAGATAGGCTAGTAGTAGGTGCTACCAACGAGGGTAGGTCATTGAAGCTGAAGCTGCTAAGAAGAATCCACCATTCATGGCTACGTTGCATCGTTTGCATTCTAGACTTCAGTGGTTGAGAGACCTATATTTGACGGACTTGAAGCCTTTCTTCAAGAAACTTTGAAAGCTAGTTCGAAGATTTCCGGTTTCGAGTATCTCGACAGACCAGAATTGAGATGTTAGGCGAATCTGAGGCATCAAGGAACCAAGCTGAGACGCCTCAGCCGGAATTCCCACGCCGACACGTCTTTCTGTCAAAACTCGGAGAACTCCAGTGtcgacaaaaaaaaaggcaGAACACTGACAGACTTCTTCAAAAATTTCTGCAGTCAACGTGTTACACGACTTCATTCACCATCCTAACAAACGCAAAGGAAAATCTGTCGCAGAATGTGGTATGTTACTTCATCTCCCCTTCAGCTCTCCTTGCCTCGTTTGCCTTTCGTCTTTGCCATGTGCATGTGCTAACAATGTTTTCTTCGCCTGCCTTGTAAACCTGAAAGCAGCAGATATTAAATGTCCTACCACCCTTTTCTATGTCGACGCTCTCTGCTGAACCAGATATATTCTCACACTCACCCGAATCCGAATCTTTCTCCATGTCTTGCGTCAGCTTCTACTTTTTGGACGTTTGGAGGCCACCACACGAGTTCGGATAGCTGTGTTGCTCGCTCAGATACATCATGCGAAAAGTACAATGGCAGGAGACCGAGGATGGGCACGCACCTGGGTCATAGAGCTTCAAGGCCGGGTTCAgcatcgtcatcttcaaaCTCGAAACGGAAACAAATCCTCCTTCCTGTTCATCTCGAAATACTGGGACCAGTGCGATACGCCTCCACGTCCGCACACGCATCTATACCCAGTTTTTCAGCTTCCCCTGCACCCATACCCTTACCCTCGGTTTCACGTCCAACCATTACCCTCGAAGAATACCTCTCCCTCCGATCCCAGAAACAATCGCAGAGACAGAAACGGCTTTCCGAGATTTCAAACAAAGACTACTACGACCTCTTCGTCGAAGCGCAGGACACGAAGAATGATGCAGCTTTGAACTGGCTGCTTCAGGATCTCATACATCCAAATACAACAAGTCCGAAGAAcgagaaacagaaaaagctaaaaggaaagggaaagggaaagcaaGCCGAAGATACTGCTACTCCTGATATCAAACTCTATGAAATGGTTCAAAACCTCCTTTTCAACCTGGATTTAGCTAGGTTACGGTCCAAAACGGTCTTTCTGATGATACAGTGGTTGGATAGTAATGCTGCTGCTCCTTCCACGGGGTTCATCCAAACGCTCGCAGAAAAACAGTTCAGGTTCCTCGTCTTCCAGATCTGTATACGGATCCATACTGCAGGTCAAGACTCGGACCCGGACGTACGCCTCGTAAAGATGATCTATCAACGTGTATTCGATGGGATTAAGGAACTTTCTACTACAGAGAGGGGGCTAAAAGAGGGATCTCCAGGAGACATGGGTTTTGCCGTGTTGTATCGGTTATTGTTACTCTCGCCCACGGAATCGGAAATTCGACCCCCGACCGAACCTCTAGCTATCGAGCTATTCACTCGGTTATTCGAGCGTGGTTGGATTCCAAACGAGTCGGTGTCGGCGTCCGAAGAGGGAGCTTTGAGAATGTTGGGTGTCACAGCAGTCAAAGCGTGTTTACATTGGGATTATAGAACTCTAGCGCACAAGTTTCTGATTCTAGTTATTTCGCGGCATACCCCACCTCTCCCATCGTCGGTGCTGACCCTCACCACCGACACCATCTATACCTCTCTCTCTTCACCTCGTAGAAATGAATTTCGGAGTACGGTGGAGCTAGTGAAAACCTTGTGGGAAGCAGGCGAACGCGTGGAACCTTCTGTGGTTAGGGAATGTTATAGGGTTGGTCATGCAAATGATTTTTTGGACGATACAATCCATTTGTTTCGTGCTGCCAAGTGCGTAAAGGATACCTCAAACGCGGCCCCCTTACCGCCCGGACGAGCTTTATTGTGGCTTCTGGAAGGCTTACAGCCACATTCACATTTAGCAAGAGAGTTGGTGTCCCGGGTTGCTTCGCCCGATGGAGGGGTCTATATCCCAGTGGATGATCGAGCACAAGTGATTTCCCTCGCTGCTTCACAAGGGTTTGGAAAG
This genomic window from Marasmius oreades isolate 03SP1 chromosome 8, whole genome shotgun sequence contains:
- a CDS encoding uncharacterized protein (BUSCO:EOG09262V9N); protein product: MGASQSTNESNYPPSRALHVLRVTPSSPAFQASIEPFFDFIVGFDDPSISSSSSSNPNIFNASELEKIVESHEGRVLNLMVWNSKNQEMRVVPIVPSREWSQPSSPQEDTTRQPSLLGLSMRMCEPEFALDNVWHVLDVLEGSPAESAGLVPYGDYITGWSGGTLSAENDFYDLVEAHVDKPLRVYVYSHDFDALREVVLVPNRHWGGAGLLGCVFGYGLLHRIPSQTGDRTVPPELAEEDPEEYEEQQLFVPADLHGNDPINGDYNPNQLAEWRRQQEQEEQWHRESQEAQSIYEANAHSSFSSIMENEEDEDETEGTTPVDEKTYSGHLESHNHEITQRPSFQTPPPRLSSIKGVSQTFLGSGLRSPSLSSLNASLRPSPVFSRIGSFSTTPTRRTSTPRPTDVIDNESASDADVDESEDGSASVGAKSLGSLTSVE